Part of the Paenibacillus sp. JNUCC32 genome is shown below.
CTGTATTTCGAGTTTGGTTAGCTTCTCCGTCATTTCGGAATCATCGGCAACCGACTTCCAGCGATCCAGTCTCTCCTTAATCTCATCGAGAGTATATTTCTCTTGCTTCAACTGATTAATACGTTCGAGAGTGCTTAAGGTTTCAGAACTGTACAGCCGGTAGTTTTTTAACGTCCGTTTTTCAGGGGAGATCAAACCCAGCTTCGTATAGTAGTCAATGGTTCTTTCGCTGATTCCGGCAGCCTTGGCCAGCTCACCGATCCGGAAAAGGTTTCCGCTCGTGATCCCCATCATTCATCACCTCGCAAGCCTTCATTGAATTGGACATTAATGAATGCATTTATATTTTCATTTTAATAGAAATATGATACATGATCTTCAACCATACAGTCAAACGTCATAGTTGTGACAAAAAACCTTGAAGCCTAGTTTATTCTGCACTGAGCATCATGTTAAACGATTTGCACTGTATGCACTTAATGTTAGATTATATTACATAAAGGAAGTTTTTTTTGAAAAAAACCGTTGCGGATTTTTAATCTCCCCCCTATAATGACAATAAGAATTCAAGGTTATGTTATATTAGTTAACACAAAGGGGAGTGTAAAACATGAAAAAAAGATGGCTAGGTTTAATGGCGGGAGTAATCGCTCTACTCGCATTCCCGGCGAGCGCGTTCGCCGCTGATGGGGGAGCCACGAACGTTGAATTGACGGCTGGTCTGAACTCCGTATTCGTATTCTTGGCAGCGCTGCTCGTATTTTTCATGCAAGCAGGGTTCGCTCTGCTGGAGGCCGGTTCGGTACGCATGAAAAATGCGGGACACGTCGCAGGCAAGACCTTTCTGACCTTCGGCATTTCGATCGTAGCCTTCTGGGCGCTAGGGTTTGGTCTAGCCTTCGGTAACGGCAACAGCTTTTTCGGATTTGAAGGCTTTTTCTTAAGCGGAGACAATGCAGCAGGCTCATTTGATTCCTTGTCCGCATACGATGTGCCGACGACCATCATGTTCCTGTTCCATCTGTCCTTTGCGGCCGTATCCTTGGCGATCGCTTGCGGCGGTATGGCAGAACGGGCAAAGCTCAGCGTTTATATCGTGTTTGGATTGCTGTTCACCATCGTGATTTACCCGATCGTTGCTCACTGGGTTTGGGGCGGCGGCTGGCTCGGCGCTCTGGGCATGCAGGACTTTGCCGGATCGACGGTCGTTCACTTGACAGGCG
Proteins encoded:
- a CDS encoding MerR family transcriptional regulator — its product is MMGITSGNLFRIGELAKAAGISERTIDYYTKLGLISPEKRTLKNYRLYSSETLSTLERINQLKQEKYTLDEIKERLDRWKSVADDSEMTEKLTKLEIQMKQLERDVKELNPLLSELKPSQAREVLANILPKGAACIESLQILLNQFTSM